In Flavobacterium lacustre, a genomic segment contains:
- the rplL gene encoding 50S ribosomal protein L7/L12, with amino-acid sequence MADLKQFAEQLVNLTVKEVNELATILKDEYGIEPAAAAVVVSGGGDAAVEDVQTEFTVVLKEAGASKLAVVKLVKELTGLGLKEAKDVVDSAPSNVKEGVSKEEAEGLKKSLEEAGAVVELK; translated from the coding sequence ATGGCAGATTTGAAACAATTCGCAGAACAATTAGTTAACCTAACAGTAAAAGAAGTTAACGAATTAGCAACAATATTAAAAGATGAGTACGGTATCGAACCAGCTGCTGCTGCAGTAGTAGTTTCAGGTGGTGGTGACGCTGCTGTTGAAGATGTTCAAACTGAATTTACAGTTGTATTAAAAGAAGCTGGAGCTTCTAAATTAGCAGTTGTAAAATTAGTTAAAGAACTTACAGGTTTAGGTTTGAAAGAAGCTAAAGATGTAGTAGATAGCGCACCAAGTAACGTTAAAGAAGGTGTTTCTAAAGAAGAAGCTGAAGGGCTTAAAAAATCTTTAGAAGAAGCTGGAGCTGTTGTTGAATTAAAATAA
- a CDS encoding DUF3467 domain-containing protein produces the protein MANSNQQQEQINIELDEKIAEGIYSNLAIINHSSSEFVLDFVSIMPGIPKAKVKSRIVLTPQHAKRLLKAIGENIHRFEVAHGEIKDTEQAPIPLNFGPAGQA, from the coding sequence ATGGCTAATTCTAACCAACAACAAGAGCAAATCAACATTGAGTTGGATGAAAAAATTGCCGAAGGGATTTATTCTAATTTGGCTATCATTAATCATTCTTCTTCAGAATTTGTTTTAGATTTTGTAAGTATTATGCCTGGTATTCCTAAAGCCAAGGTAAAATCAAGAATTGTCTTGACACCGCAACATGCCAAAAGGTTGTTGAAAGCTATTGGAGAAAACATTCACCGTTTTGAAGTCGCTCATGGCGAAATAAAAGACACCGAACAAGCTCCAATTCCTTTGAATTTTGGTCCCGCAGGACAAGCTTAA
- the rplK gene encoding 50S ribosomal protein L11 has translation MAKEISKVVKLQVKGGAANPSPPVGPALGAAGVNIMEFCKQFNARTQDKPGKICPVQITVYKDKSFDFVVKTPPAAVQLMEAAKLKSGSGEPNRKKVASVTWEQIRAIAEDKMPDLNAFTMESAMSMVAGTARSMGITVSGEAPF, from the coding sequence ATGGCTAAAGAAATTAGTAAGGTAGTTAAACTACAAGTTAAGGGAGGTGCAGCGAATCCGTCGCCACCGGTTGGACCTGCTTTAGGAGCTGCTGGGGTAAACATCATGGAGTTTTGTAAGCAATTTAATGCTAGAACTCAAGATAAACCCGGCAAAATATGCCCAGTACAAATTACTGTGTATAAAGACAAATCATTTGATTTTGTTGTAAAAACTCCTCCAGCAGCAGTTCAGTTAATGGAAGCTGCAAAGCTAAAATCTGGTTCTGGTGAGCCTAATCGTAAAAAAGTAGCTAGTGTTACTTGGGAACAAATTAGAGCAATTGCTGAAGACAAAATGCCTGACTTAAATGCATTCACAATGGAGTCTGCAATGAGTATGGTTGCTGGAACAGCTAGATCTATGGGTATAACTGTATCAGGAGAAGCTCCTTTTTAA
- the rplJ gene encoding 50S ribosomal protein L10 gives MTREEKSIAIEDLTAQLAGTNIIYVSDISGLNAETTSNLRRACFKAGIKLEVVKNTLLAKAMEASDNDYGDLPSVLTGNSAIFISDVANAPGKIIKDFRKKSAKPILKGAYINAEVYIGDDQLDALATIKSKEELIGEIIGLLQSPAQRVISALQNQFANSEEATEEVEA, from the coding sequence ATGACTAGAGAAGAAAAATCAATCGCGATTGAAGATTTAACTGCACAGTTAGCTGGTACAAATATTATTTATGTATCTGATATTTCTGGATTAAATGCAGAAACAACTTCAAATTTAAGAAGAGCTTGTTTTAAAGCAGGTATAAAATTAGAGGTTGTAAAAAACACTTTGCTTGCAAAAGCAATGGAAGCTTCTGATAATGATTATGGAGATTTACCTTCTGTATTGACAGGTAATAGCGCTATATTTATTTCAGATGTTGCAAATGCACCTGGAAAAATAATCAAAGATTTCCGCAAAAAATCAGCTAAACCTATTTTAAAAGGAGCTTACATTAATGCAGAAGTTTACATTGGAGATGATCAATTAGATGCATTAGCAACTATTAAATCTAAAGAAGAGCTTATTGGCGAAATCATTGGATTGTTGCAATCACCAGCACAAAGAGTTATTTCTGCTCTTCAAAATCAATTCGCAAACAGCGAAGAGGCTACAGAAGAAGTGGAAGCATAA
- the rpoB gene encoding DNA-directed RNA polymerase subunit beta encodes MITNQTERLNFASTKNIPQYPDFLDVQVKSFKDFFQLETKSDERGDEGLYNTFMENFPITDTRNNFVLEFLDYFVDPPRYTIQECIERGLTYSVPLKARLKLYCTDPEHEDFETIVQDVYLGTIPYMTPSGTFVINGAERVVVSQLHRSPGVFFGQSFHANGTKLYSARVIPFKGSWIEFSTDINSVMYAYIDRKKKLPVTTLFRAIGFERDKDILEIFDLAEEIKVSKTGLKKYIGRKLAARVLNTWHEDFVDEDTGEVVSIERNEIILDRDTIIDKDNVEEIIDSNVKSILLHKEDANQGDYAIIHNTLQKDPTNSEKEAVEHIYRQLRNAEPPDEETARGIIDKLFFSDQRYNLGEVGRYRMNKKLGLDIPMEKQVLTKEDIITIVKYLIELINSKAEIDDIDHLSNRRVRTVGEQLSQQFGVGLARMARTIRERMNVRDNEVFTPIDLINAKTLSSVINSFFGTNQLSQFMDQTNPLAEITHKRRLSALGPGGLSRERAGFEVRDVHYTHYGRLCPIETPEGPNIGLISSLGVYAKVNGMGFIETPYRKVTNGIVDLESTPIYLSAEEEEGMMIAQANIEMDATGKITADNVIARQEGDFPVIEPTNVDYTDVAPNQIASISASLIPFLEHDDANRALMGSNMMRQAVPLIRPEAPIVGTGLERQVASDSRVLINAEGNGTVEYVDANIITIKYDRSEEERMVSFESDDKTYNLIKFRKTNQGTSINLKPIVRKGDRVVLGQVLSEGYATQNGELALGRNLKVAFMPWKGYNFEDAIVISEKVVRDDIFTSIHVDDYSLEVRDTKLGNEELTNDIPNVSEEATKDLDENGMIRIGAEVKPGDILIGKITPKGESDPTPEEKLLRAIFGDKAGDVKDASLKASPSLHGVVLDKKLFARAVKDKRKRTQDKDALGALEMEFEVKFVELKDRLVEKLFLIVNGKTSQGVMNDLGEEVLPKGKKYTQKMLYAVEDFAHLSKGQWVADDVTNKMVNDLIHNYKIKLNDLQGALRREKFTITVGDELPAGILKLAKVYIAKKRKLKVGDKMAGRHGNKGIVARIVRHEDMPFLEDGTPVDIVLNPLGVPSRMNIGQIYETVLGWAGQNLGRKFATPIFDGASLDQINALTDEAGVPRFGHTHLYDGGTGERFHQAATVGVIYMLKLGHMVDDKMHARSIGPYSLITQQPLGGKAQFGGQRFGEMEVWALEAYGASSTLREILTVKSDDVIGRAKTYEAIVKGESMPEPGLPESFNVLMHELKGLGLDIRLEE; translated from the coding sequence ATGATAACAAATCAGACTGAAAGATTGAATTTTGCCTCAACAAAAAACATACCTCAATATCCAGATTTTCTAGATGTTCAGGTTAAATCGTTTAAAGATTTTTTTCAATTAGAAACTAAATCTGACGAAAGAGGCGACGAAGGGCTATACAATACCTTCATGGAAAACTTTCCTATTACAGATACAAGAAATAACTTTGTATTGGAATTCCTTGATTATTTTGTTGATCCTCCGCGTTACACAATTCAAGAATGTATTGAACGCGGTCTTACTTATAGTGTACCTTTAAAAGCTAGGTTAAAACTGTACTGTACAGATCCAGAACATGAAGATTTTGAAACTATTGTTCAAGATGTATATCTTGGTACAATTCCTTATATGACTCCTAGTGGTACTTTTGTTATCAATGGCGCTGAACGTGTTGTTGTTTCGCAATTGCACCGTTCTCCTGGTGTTTTCTTCGGACAATCATTCCATGCAAATGGAACAAAATTATATTCTGCCAGAGTAATTCCTTTTAAAGGTTCTTGGATAGAATTTTCTACAGATATAAACAGCGTAATGTATGCTTATATTGATAGAAAGAAAAAATTGCCGGTTACTACTTTATTCCGTGCAATTGGTTTCGAAAGAGATAAAGATATTCTTGAGATTTTTGATCTTGCTGAGGAAATTAAAGTTTCTAAAACAGGACTTAAAAAATATATCGGTAGAAAATTAGCTGCACGTGTATTGAATACATGGCATGAAGATTTCGTTGATGAAGATACTGGTGAAGTAGTTTCTATCGAACGTAACGAAATAATCCTTGATAGAGATACTATTATCGACAAAGATAATGTGGAAGAAATCATTGATTCTAACGTTAAATCTATTTTGTTACATAAAGAAGATGCAAATCAAGGTGATTATGCAATCATTCACAATACGTTACAAAAAGATCCAACAAACTCTGAAAAAGAAGCTGTTGAGCATATCTACAGACAATTGCGTAACGCAGAACCGCCTGATGAAGAAACTGCTCGTGGTATTATAGATAAATTATTCTTCTCTGACCAACGTTATAACTTAGGTGAAGTAGGTCGTTACAGGATGAATAAAAAACTTGGTTTAGATATTCCGATGGAAAAGCAAGTGCTTACCAAAGAAGATATCATTACCATTGTAAAATATTTGATTGAATTGATCAACTCTAAAGCAGAGATTGATGATATTGATCACTTATCAAACCGTCGTGTTAGAACAGTTGGAGAACAATTGTCTCAACAATTCGGTGTTGGTTTAGCTCGTATGGCTAGAACTATTAGAGAGCGTATGAACGTTAGAGATAACGAGGTGTTTACACCAATTGATTTGATTAATGCTAAAACATTATCATCAGTTATCAATTCTTTCTTTGGTACAAACCAGTTGTCTCAATTTATGGATCAAACGAATCCATTAGCTGAGATTACGCACAAAAGAAGATTATCTGCGCTAGGACCAGGTGGACTTTCGAGAGAAAGAGCTGGATTTGAGGTTCGTGACGTTCACTATACGCACTACGGACGTTTATGTCCAATTGAAACTCCTGAGGGACCAAATATTGGTTTGATTTCATCTCTTGGTGTTTATGCTAAAGTAAACGGAATGGGTTTCATTGAAACACCTTACCGTAAAGTGACTAATGGAATTGTAGATTTAGAATCTACTCCAATTTACTTAAGTGCTGAAGAAGAAGAAGGAATGATGATTGCGCAAGCAAATATCGAAATGGATGCTACAGGAAAAATTACTGCTGATAACGTAATTGCTCGTCAAGAAGGTGATTTCCCAGTAATTGAACCAACTAATGTTGATTATACTGACGTTGCTCCAAATCAAATTGCTTCTATTTCAGCTTCGTTGATTCCGTTCTTGGAACATGATGATGCGAATAGAGCCTTGATGGGATCTAACATGATGCGTCAAGCTGTACCATTAATTCGTCCTGAAGCTCCTATTGTTGGAACTGGATTGGAGCGTCAAGTTGCTTCTGATTCCAGAGTTTTAATCAATGCTGAAGGAAACGGAACAGTAGAATATGTAGATGCTAATATTATCACTATCAAATACGATCGTTCTGAAGAAGAAAGAATGGTGAGTTTTGAATCAGATGATAAAACATACAATCTAATTAAATTTAGAAAAACCAATCAAGGTACAAGTATCAACTTGAAACCTATCGTAAGAAAAGGGGACAGAGTAGTTCTTGGTCAAGTATTGTCTGAAGGATATGCAACTCAAAATGGGGAATTAGCTTTAGGTCGTAACCTAAAAGTAGCGTTCATGCCATGGAAAGGGTATAACTTTGAGGATGCGATTGTTATTTCTGAAAAAGTAGTTCGTGACGATATTTTTACTTCTATTCATGTTGATGATTATTCATTAGAGGTTAGAGATACTAAGTTAGGAAATGAAGAGTTAACAAACGATATTCCTAACGTTTCTGAAGAAGCTACTAAAGATTTAGATGAAAATGGTATGATCAGAATTGGAGCTGAGGTTAAACCTGGCGACATTCTTATCGGAAAAATTACACCAAAAGGAGAATCAGATCCTACTCCGGAAGAAAAATTGCTTCGTGCAATCTTCGGGGATAAAGCAGGGGATGTAAAAGATGCTTCATTGAAAGCGTCTCCATCTTTACACGGTGTTGTTTTAGACAAAAAATTGTTTGCAAGAGCAGTAAAAGATAAACGTAAACGTACTCAAGATAAAGATGCTTTAGGAGCACTTGAAATGGAGTTTGAAGTTAAATTTGTTGAATTAAAAGACAGATTGGTAGAAAAACTTTTCTTGATCGTAAACGGGAAAACCTCTCAAGGTGTAATGAATGATTTGGGTGAAGAAGTTTTACCAAAAGGTAAAAAATATACTCAAAAAATGCTTTATGCTGTTGAAGATTTCGCTCACTTAAGTAAAGGTCAATGGGTTGCAGATGATGTAACTAATAAAATGGTTAATGATTTAATTCATAACTATAAAATTAAATTGAACGATTTACAAGGAGCATTACGTAGAGAGAAATTCACAATTACTGTTGGAGATGAATTGCCAGCAGGAATTTTGAAATTAGCTAAAGTATATATTGCTAAAAAACGTAAACTGAAAGTTGGGGATAAAATGGCAGGACGTCACGGTAACAAAGGTATTGTTGCTCGTATCGTTCGTCATGAAGATATGCCTTTCTTGGAAGACGGAACACCAGTTGATATCGTGTTGAATCCACTTGGGGTGCCTTCACGTATGAACATCGGTCAAATTTATGAAACTGTTCTTGGTTGGGCTGGACAAAACTTGGGTAGAAAATTTGCTACACCAATTTTCGACGGAGCTTCTCTTGATCAAATCAATGCATTGACTGATGAAGCAGGAGTACCACGTTTTGGACACACACATCTTTATGATGGTGGAACTGGAGAGCGTTTCCATCAAGCAGCGACTGTTGGTGTAATCTATATGTTGAAATTAGGACACATGGTTGATGATAAGATGCACGCACGTTCAATCGGACCATACTCGTTGATTACACAACAACCACTTGGAGGTAAAGCTCAATTTGGAGGTCAACGTTTTGGAGAGATGGAGGTTTGGGCACTTGAAGCTTATGGAGCATCAAGTACACTTAGAGAAATCTTGACTGTTAAATCTGATGATGTTATTGGTAGAGCTAAAACTTACGAAGCAATCGTTAAGGGAGAGTCTATGCCAGAGCCAGGATTACCTGAATCATTCAATGTATTGATGCATGAATTGAAAGGTCTTGGATTAGACATTAGATTAGAAGAATAA
- the rpoC gene encoding DNA-directed RNA polymerase subunit beta': MMNNRNNNKDKNPVKRFNKISIGLASPESILKESRGEVLKPETINYRTHKPERDGLFCERIFGPVKDFECACGKYKRIRYKGIICDRCGVEVTEKKVRRDRVGHINLVVPIAHIWYFRSLPNKIGYILGLPSKKLDMIIYYERYVVIQAGIAKNADGESLQRLDFLTEEEYLNILDTLPADNQYLDDFDPNKFVAKMGAECIMDLLARIDLDALSYQLRHNANNETSKQRKTEALKRLQVVESFRESNLNRENRPEWMIMKVVPVIPPELRPLVPLDGGRFATSDLNDLYRRVIIRNNRLKRLMEIKAPEVILRNEKRMLQESVDSLFDNTRKASAVKTESNRPLKSLSDSLKGKQGRFRQNLLGKRVDYSARSVIVVGPELKLFECGIPKDMASELYKPFVIRKLIERGIVKTVKSAKKIIDKKEPVVWDILENVIKGHPILLNRAPTLHRLGIQAFQPKLIEGKAIQLHPLVCTAFNADFDGDQMAVHLPLGPEAILEAQLLMLASHNILNPANGAPITVPSQDMVLGLYYMTKERLSTPELKILGEGLTFYSAEEVNIALNEGKLELNASVKIRAKDFNEAGELVYQIVKTTAGRVLFNEVVPEAAGYINDVLTKKNLRDIIGHVLSVTNVPTTAAFLDNMKDMGYKFAFKGGLSFSLGDIKIPERKGELIADAREQVEGISANYNMGLITNNERYNQVIDVWTSTNAQLTELAMKNIREDQQGFNSVYMMLDSGARGSKEQIRQLTGMRGLMAKPKKSNAGGGEIIENPILSNFKEGLSILEYFISTHGARKGLADTALKTADAGYLTRRLHDVSQDVIVNIEDCGTLRGVEVSALKKNEEIVESLGERILGRVALQDVINPLNSEILVKSGEQITEAIMKAIEASPVEKVEVRSPLTCEALKGICAKCYGRNLATGKMTQRGEAVGVIAAQSIGEPGTQLTLRTFHVGGVAGGISEESSIVTRFNGKLEIEDLKTVKGEDNEGNAVDIVVSRSTELKLIDEKTGILLSTNNIPYGSSIFVKDGQSVVKGDVICKWDPYNGVIVSEFTGKIAYEDLEQGQSFMVEIDEQTGFQEKVISESRAKKLIPTLLVYGKEGELIRSYNLPVGAHLMVENGEKIKAGKVLVKIPRRSSKSGDITGGLPRITELLEARNPSNPAVVSEIDGVVSFGKIKRGNREIVIESKFGDIRKYLVKLSSQILVQENDFVRAGVPLSDGAITPDDILRIQGPAAVQQYLVNEIQEVYRLQGVKINDKHFEVVIRQMMRKVRVQDPGDTLFLEDQLIHTKDFIVQNDKLYGMKVVEDAGDSSALKEGQIITPRELRDENSLLKRTDKNLVVARDVVTATATPVLQGITRASLQTKSFISAASFQETTKVLNEAAVAGKVDYLEGLKENVIVGHRIPAGTGMREYDHTIVGSKEDYNEMMANKEEYIY, translated from the coding sequence ATGATGAATAATAGAAATAATAATAAAGATAAGAATCCTGTAAAAAGATTCAACAAAATTTCCATAGGACTAGCTTCTCCTGAATCTATCTTGAAAGAATCAAGAGGTGAAGTATTGAAGCCAGAAACTATCAACTACAGAACGCACAAACCAGAGCGTGATGGTCTTTTCTGCGAAAGAATTTTCGGACCAGTAAAAGATTTTGAATGTGCTTGTGGTAAATATAAAAGAATTCGCTATAAAGGAATCATTTGTGACCGTTGTGGTGTTGAAGTTACTGAGAAAAAAGTACGTAGAGACAGAGTTGGTCACATCAATCTTGTTGTGCCAATTGCTCATATTTGGTATTTCCGTTCTCTTCCTAACAAAATTGGTTATATCCTTGGTCTTCCATCTAAGAAATTAGATATGATTATTTATTACGAAAGATACGTAGTAATCCAAGCTGGTATTGCTAAAAATGCTGATGGAGAATCATTACAAAGATTAGACTTTTTGACTGAAGAAGAATATTTGAATATTTTAGATACTCTTCCTGCAGACAATCAGTATCTTGATGATTTTGATCCTAATAAATTTGTTGCCAAAATGGGAGCAGAATGTATCATGGATTTATTAGCAAGAATTGATTTAGATGCATTGTCTTACCAATTGAGACATAATGCAAACAACGAAACGTCTAAACAACGTAAAACGGAAGCATTAAAAAGATTACAAGTTGTTGAATCTTTCCGTGAGTCTAACTTGAACCGTGAGAATCGTCCAGAATGGATGATTATGAAAGTGGTACCAGTTATTCCACCAGAATTGCGTCCATTAGTTCCACTTGATGGAGGTCGTTTTGCAACTTCAGATTTAAATGACTTATACCGTCGCGTAATTATACGTAACAACCGTTTGAAAAGATTAATGGAGATTAAAGCTCCAGAAGTGATCTTGAGAAACGAAAAACGTATGTTGCAAGAATCTGTAGATTCACTTTTCGATAATACTCGTAAAGCATCTGCTGTAAAAACAGAATCAAACAGACCATTAAAATCATTATCTGATTCCTTAAAAGGTAAGCAAGGACGTTTCCGTCAAAACTTACTTGGAAAACGTGTGGATTATTCTGCTCGTTCGGTAATTGTTGTTGGACCTGAATTGAAATTGTTCGAATGTGGTATTCCGAAAGATATGGCATCTGAACTATACAAACCTTTTGTTATCCGTAAATTGATTGAAAGAGGTATTGTTAAAACGGTTAAATCAGCTAAGAAAATAATAGACAAAAAAGAGCCTGTAGTTTGGGATATCCTTGAAAATGTTATCAAAGGTCACCCAATATTACTGAATCGTGCACCTACTTTGCACAGACTTGGTATTCAGGCATTCCAACCAAAATTAATTGAAGGAAAAGCAATCCAATTACACCCTTTAGTTTGTACGGCATTTAATGCGGATTTTGATGGGGATCAAATGGCGGTTCACTTGCCGTTAGGACCAGAGGCTATTTTAGAAGCTCAATTGTTAATGTTGGCTTCTCACAATATCTTGAATCCTGCTAATGGTGCTCCGATTACGGTACCTTCTCAGGACATGGTACTTGGTCTATACTATATGACCAAAGAGCGTTTGTCAACTCCAGAATTGAAAATTTTAGGTGAAGGCTTAACTTTTTATTCTGCTGAAGAAGTAAATATTGCATTAAACGAAGGAAAATTAGAATTGAATGCTTCTGTGAAAATTAGAGCAAAAGATTTTAATGAAGCTGGAGAGTTGGTTTACCAAATCGTAAAAACAACTGCAGGTCGTGTATTGTTTAATGAAGTAGTTCCAGAAGCTGCAGGATATATCAATGATGTATTGACTAAGAAAAACCTTAGAGACATTATCGGACACGTATTAAGTGTTACGAATGTTCCAACTACAGCTGCTTTCTTGGACAATATGAAAGATATGGGATACAAATTCGCATTTAAAGGTGGATTGTCATTCTCATTAGGAGATATCAAAATTCCGGAAAGAAAAGGAGAATTAATTGCAGATGCCAGAGAGCAAGTTGAAGGAATTTCTGCAAATTATAATATGGGTCTTATTACCAATAACGAACGTTACAACCAAGTTATTGATGTATGGACTTCAACAAATGCTCAATTGACAGAGTTAGCTATGAAAAACATTAGAGAAGACCAACAAGGTTTCAACTCTGTGTATATGATGCTTGATTCTGGAGCAAGGGGTTCAAAAGAACAAATTCGTCAGTTAACTGGTATGCGTGGTTTGATGGCTAAGCCTAAAAAATCAAATGCTGGTGGTGGTGAAATTATTGAAAACCCGATTCTTTCTAACTTTAAAGAAGGTCTTTCTATCCTTGAGTACTTTATCTCTACTCACGGTGCGCGTAAAGGTCTTGCGGATACGGCTCTTAAAACAGCGGATGCTGGATACTTGACAAGAAGATTACATGATGTTTCTCAAGACGTTATTGTTAACATTGAGGATTGTGGTACTTTAAGAGGTGTCGAAGTTTCTGCATTGAAGAAAAACGAAGAAATCGTAGAATCACTAGGAGAAAGAATTTTAGGACGTGTTGCATTACAAGACGTAATTAATCCTTTGAATAGTGAGATTTTAGTTAAATCTGGTGAACAAATCACAGAAGCTATAATGAAAGCAATTGAAGCTTCTCCGGTTGAGAAAGTGGAAGTGCGTTCTCCATTAACTTGTGAAGCGTTGAAAGGTATTTGTGCTAAATGTTACGGTAGAAACTTAGCTACCGGAAAAATGACACAAAGAGGTGAGGCAGTAGGAGTTATCGCTGCTCAATCTATTGGAGAGCCAGGTACACAGTTAACATTACGTACATTCCACGTTGGTGGGGTTGCGGGTGGTATATCTGAAGAATCCAGTATTGTTACAAGATTCAACGGTAAGCTTGAAATTGAAGATTTAAAAACTGTTAAAGGAGAAGATAACGAAGGAAACGCTGTTGATATCGTTGTGTCTCGTTCTACAGAGTTGAAATTAATTGACGAGAAAACAGGTATTCTTTTGAGTACTAATAATATTCCTTACGGTTCAAGTATTTTTGTAAAAGACGGTCAGTCTGTTGTAAAAGGAGATGTAATCTGTAAATGGGATCCATATAATGGAGTTATCGTTTCTGAGTTTACAGGTAAAATTGCTTACGAAGATTTAGAGCAAGGTCAATCATTCATGGTTGAAATTGATGAGCAAACCGGTTTCCAAGAAAAAGTAATTTCTGAATCCAGAGCTAAAAAATTAATTCCAACTTTATTGGTTTACGGTAAAGAAGGGGAACTAATTCGTTCATATAACTTACCAGTTGGAGCCCACTTGATGGTTGAAAACGGTGAGAAAATTAAAGCAGGTAAAGTATTGGTAAAAATTCCACGTCGTTCTTCTAAATCAGGAGATATTACTGGAGGTTTACCTAGAATTACAGAGTTGTTAGAAGCTCGTAATCCTTCAAACCCAGCGGTAGTTTCTGAAATTGATGGTGTTGTTTCTTTTGGAAAAATTAAAAGAGGTAACCGTGAGATCGTTATCGAATCTAAATTTGGAGATATTAGAAAATACTTGGTTAAATTATCAAGCCAAATTCTAGTTCAAGAAAATGACTTCGTAAGAGCAGGAGTTCCATTGTCTGATGGTGCAATTACTCCAGACGATATTTTAAGAATTCAAGGACCAGCAGCTGTTCAACAGTATTTGGTTAATGAAATTCAAGAAGTATACCGTTTACAAGGGGTAAAAATCAATGACAAACACTTTGAAGTAGTAATACGTCAAATGATGCGTAAAGTAAGAGTACAAGATCCAGGTGATACTTTATTCTTAGAAGATCAATTAATTCACACTAAAGACTTTATCGTTCAAAATGATAAATTATACGGTATGAAAGTGGTTGAAGATGCTGGAGATTCTAGTGCTTTAAAAGAAGGACAAATTATCACGCCTCGTGAGTTGCGTGATGAAAACTCTCTTTTGAAACGTACAGATAAAAATCTTGTTGTTGCCCGTGATGTAGTTACTGCAACTGCAACACCAGTATTACAAGGTATTACAAGAGCGTCACTTCAAACGAAATCATTTATTTCTGCTGCATCTTTCCAAGAAACAACTAAAGTATTAAACGAAGCTGCTGTTGCAGGTAAAGTTGATTACTTAGAAGGATTGAAAGAAAATGTAATTGTAGGTCATAGAATTCCTGCCGGTACAGGTATGAGAGAATATGATCATACAATTGTAGGATCTAAAGAAGATTATAATGAAATGATGGCTAATAAAGAAGAGTACATTTACTAA
- the rplA gene encoding 50S ribosomal protein L1, with product MAKLTKKQKEAASKIEKNKLYSLKDAAALIKVIASAKFDESVDIAVRLGVDPRKANQMVRGVVTLPHGTGKDVKVLALVTPDKEAEALAAGADYVGLDDYLQKIKDGWTDVDVIITMPSVMGKLGPLGRILGPRGLMPNPKTGTVTMDVAKAVQEVKAGKIDFKVDKTGIVHAGIGKVSFGAEQIYDNAHEIIQTLIKLKPTAAKGTYIKGIHLTSTMSPAIALDPKAV from the coding sequence ATGGCAAAATTGACAAAAAAGCAAAAAGAGGCTGCTTCAAAAATTGAAAAGAATAAACTATACTCTTTGAAAGATGCTGCTGCATTGATTAAAGTTATAGCTTCTGCAAAATTTGATGAGTCTGTTGATATCGCAGTTCGTTTGGGTGTAGATCCAAGAAAAGCGAATCAAATGGTTAGAGGTGTGGTAACATTACCTCATGGAACTGGTAAAGATGTTAAAGTATTAGCATTGGTTACTCCAGATAAAGAAGCGGAAGCTTTGGCAGCAGGAGCAGACTATGTTGGTCTTGATGATTATTTACAAAAAATCAAAGATGGTTGGACAGATGTTGATGTAATCATCACAATGCCTTCTGTTATGGGTAAATTAGGTCCATTAGGTCGTATATTAGGACCTAGAGGTTTAATGCCAAACCCTAAAACAGGAACTGTAACTATGGATGTTGCAAAAGCTGTTCAAGAAGTTAAAGCTGGTAAAATCGATTTCAAAGTTGATAAAACTGGTATCGTACATGCAGGAATTGGTAAAGTTTCTTTTGGAGCTGAGCAAATTTATGACAATGCACACGAAATTATTCAAACATTAATCAAACTTAAACCAACTGCTGCTAAAGGTACCTACATTAAAGGAATTCACCTTACAAGCACAATGAGTCCAGCAATTGCGTTGGATCCTAAAGCAGTATAA